A stretch of the Panicum virgatum strain AP13 chromosome 9N, P.virgatum_v5, whole genome shotgun sequence genome encodes the following:
- the LOC120690946 gene encoding polyol transporter 5-like isoform X2 codes for MSKQDASDGIPAAEAPAKRPPLNNQALIADVSVMSGAQLFMKQDLKITDTQIEILAGIINIYSLVGSLAAGRTSDWIGRRYTMVLAAAIFFAGALIMGLAPSYAVLMLGRFVAGVGVGYALMIAPVYTAEVAPTSARGLLTSFPEVFINTGVLLGYVSNYAFHGLPVHLSWRVMFLVGAVPPVFLALGVLAMPESPRWLVMQGRIGDARRVLSKTSDSPAEAEERLADIKKAIGIPEGVGDNNDDVVVVALKNKGTHGEGVWRDLLLRPTPPVRRILIACLGLQFFQQASGIDSVVLYSPRVFQKAGLQSDNNSLGATMAVGACKTLFILVATFFLDRVGRRPLLLTSAGGMVVSLVTLASALHAIDRQPAGQATPLAGVSIAAVLAFVASFSIGMGPIAWVYSSEIFPLRLRAQGCALGTAMNRITSGAITMSFISLYKAITFAGSFYVYAGIAAAGWVFMFFFLPETRGRSLEDTEKLFGGGGGQDSSREDEGDAPKKSTELTSSQQ; via the exons ATGTCGAAGCAGGACGCCTCCGACGGCATCCCTGCCGCCGAGGCGCCGGCCAAACGCCCTCCCCTCAACAA TCAGGCTCTGATTGCAGATGTCTCGGTGATGAGCGGGGCGCAGCTGTTCATGAAGCAGGACCTCAAGATCACGGACACGCAGATCGAGATCCTCGCCGGCATCATCAACATCTACTCGCTGGTCGGCTCGCTCGCGGCGGGCCGGACGTCCGACTGGATCGGCCGGCGCTACACCATGGTGCTCGCGGCGGCCATCTTCTTCGCGGGCGCGCTCATCATGGGCCTCGCCCCGAGCTACGCGGTCCTCATGCTCGGCCGCTTCGtggccggcgtcggcgtcggctaCGCGCTCATGATCGCGCCTGTGTACACGGCCGAGGTCGCGCCCACGTCGGCGCGCGGCCTGCTCACGTCCTTCCCGGAGGTGTTCATCAACACGGGGGTCCTCCTCGGCTACGTCTCCAACTACGCCTTCCACGGCCTCCCCGTGCACCTCAGCTGGCGCGTCATGTTCCTCGTCGGCGCCGTCCCGCCGGTCTTCCTCGCCCTCGGGGTCCTCGCCATGCCGGAGTCGCCGCGGTGGCTCGTCATGCAGGGGCGCATCGGCGACGCGCGCCGCGTGCTCTCCAAGACCTCCGACTCGCCCGCCGAGGCCGAGGAGCGGCTCGCTGACATCAAGAAGGCCATCGGCATCCCGGAGGGCGTCGGCGACAACAACGACGACGTGGTGGTCGTCGCCCTCAAGAACAAGGGGACCCATGGCGAGGGGGTGTGGCGGGACCTGCTCCTCCGCCCCACGCCGCCCGTCCGCCGCATACTGATCGCCTGCCTCGGGCTCCAGTTCTTCCAGCAGGCGTCCGGCATCGACTCCGTCGTGCTCTACAGCCCCCGGGTGTTCCAGAAGGCCGGGCTTCAGTCGGACAACAACTCGTTGGGCGCCACCATGGCGGTGGGCGCCTGCAAGACGCTGTTCATCCTGGTGGCAACCTTCTTCCTTGACCGCGTGGGGCGGAGGCCGCTGCTCCTGACCAGCGCGGGCGGGATGGTGGTCTCGCTGGTGACGCTGGCCTCGGCGCTGCACGCGATCGACCGGCAGCCCGCggggcaggcgacgccgctggcGGGCGTGAGCATCGCGGCGGTGCTGGCGTTCGTGGCGTCGTTCTCGATCGGCATGGGCCCGATCGCGTGGGTGTACAGCTCGGAGATCTTCCCGCTGCGGCTGCGCGCGCAGGGGTGCGCGCTGGGCACGGCGATGAACCGGATCACGAGCGGCGCCATCACCATGTCCTTCATCTCGCTCTACAAGGCCATCACCTTCGCCGGGAGCTTCTACGTCTACGCCGGCATCGCCGCCGCAGGGTGGGTGTTCATGTTCTTCTTCCTGCCGGAGACGAGGGGCAGGAGCTTAGAGGACACAGAGAAGCtctttggcggcggcggcggccaggacaGCAGCAGGGAAGATGAAGGTGATGCGCCGAAGAAGTCCACGGAGTTGACTAGCAGTCAACAGTGA
- the LOC120690946 gene encoding polyol transporter 5-like isoform X1 — protein MSKQDASDGIPAAEAPAKRPPLNKYALACAILASMNSILLGYDVSVMSGAQLFMKQDLKITDTQIEILAGIINIYSLVGSLAAGRTSDWIGRRYTMVLAAAIFFAGALIMGLAPSYAVLMLGRFVAGVGVGYALMIAPVYTAEVAPTSARGLLTSFPEVFINTGVLLGYVSNYAFHGLPVHLSWRVMFLVGAVPPVFLALGVLAMPESPRWLVMQGRIGDARRVLSKTSDSPAEAEERLADIKKAIGIPEGVGDNNDDVVVVALKNKGTHGEGVWRDLLLRPTPPVRRILIACLGLQFFQQASGIDSVVLYSPRVFQKAGLQSDNNSLGATMAVGACKTLFILVATFFLDRVGRRPLLLTSAGGMVVSLVTLASALHAIDRQPAGQATPLAGVSIAAVLAFVASFSIGMGPIAWVYSSEIFPLRLRAQGCALGTAMNRITSGAITMSFISLYKAITFAGSFYVYAGIAAAGWVFMFFFLPETRGRSLEDTEKLFGGGGGQDSSREDEGDAPKKSTELTSSQQ, from the exons ATGTCGAAGCAGGACGCCTCCGACGGCATCCCTGCCGCCGAGGCGCCGGCCAAACGCCCTCCCCTCAACAAGTACGCCCTCGCCTGCGCCATCCTCGCGTCCATGAACTCCATCCTCCTCGGCTACG ATGTCTCGGTGATGAGCGGGGCGCAGCTGTTCATGAAGCAGGACCTCAAGATCACGGACACGCAGATCGAGATCCTCGCCGGCATCATCAACATCTACTCGCTGGTCGGCTCGCTCGCGGCGGGCCGGACGTCCGACTGGATCGGCCGGCGCTACACCATGGTGCTCGCGGCGGCCATCTTCTTCGCGGGCGCGCTCATCATGGGCCTCGCCCCGAGCTACGCGGTCCTCATGCTCGGCCGCTTCGtggccggcgtcggcgtcggctaCGCGCTCATGATCGCGCCTGTGTACACGGCCGAGGTCGCGCCCACGTCGGCGCGCGGCCTGCTCACGTCCTTCCCGGAGGTGTTCATCAACACGGGGGTCCTCCTCGGCTACGTCTCCAACTACGCCTTCCACGGCCTCCCCGTGCACCTCAGCTGGCGCGTCATGTTCCTCGTCGGCGCCGTCCCGCCGGTCTTCCTCGCCCTCGGGGTCCTCGCCATGCCGGAGTCGCCGCGGTGGCTCGTCATGCAGGGGCGCATCGGCGACGCGCGCCGCGTGCTCTCCAAGACCTCCGACTCGCCCGCCGAGGCCGAGGAGCGGCTCGCTGACATCAAGAAGGCCATCGGCATCCCGGAGGGCGTCGGCGACAACAACGACGACGTGGTGGTCGTCGCCCTCAAGAACAAGGGGACCCATGGCGAGGGGGTGTGGCGGGACCTGCTCCTCCGCCCCACGCCGCCCGTCCGCCGCATACTGATCGCCTGCCTCGGGCTCCAGTTCTTCCAGCAGGCGTCCGGCATCGACTCCGTCGTGCTCTACAGCCCCCGGGTGTTCCAGAAGGCCGGGCTTCAGTCGGACAACAACTCGTTGGGCGCCACCATGGCGGTGGGCGCCTGCAAGACGCTGTTCATCCTGGTGGCAACCTTCTTCCTTGACCGCGTGGGGCGGAGGCCGCTGCTCCTGACCAGCGCGGGCGGGATGGTGGTCTCGCTGGTGACGCTGGCCTCGGCGCTGCACGCGATCGACCGGCAGCCCGCggggcaggcgacgccgctggcGGGCGTGAGCATCGCGGCGGTGCTGGCGTTCGTGGCGTCGTTCTCGATCGGCATGGGCCCGATCGCGTGGGTGTACAGCTCGGAGATCTTCCCGCTGCGGCTGCGCGCGCAGGGGTGCGCGCTGGGCACGGCGATGAACCGGATCACGAGCGGCGCCATCACCATGTCCTTCATCTCGCTCTACAAGGCCATCACCTTCGCCGGGAGCTTCTACGTCTACGCCGGCATCGCCGCCGCAGGGTGGGTGTTCATGTTCTTCTTCCTGCCGGAGACGAGGGGCAGGAGCTTAGAGGACACAGAGAAGCtctttggcggcggcggcggccaggacaGCAGCAGGGAAGATGAAGGTGATGCGCCGAAGAAGTCCACGGAGTTGACTAGCAGTCAACAGTGA
- the LOC120690946 gene encoding polyol transporter 5-like isoform X4, whose amino-acid sequence MKQDLKITDTQIEILAGIINIYSLVGSLAAGRTSDWIGRRYTMVLAAAIFFAGALIMGLAPSYAVLMLGRFVAGVGVGYALMIAPVYTAEVAPTSARGLLTSFPEVFINTGVLLGYVSNYAFHGLPVHLSWRVMFLVGAVPPVFLALGVLAMPESPRWLVMQGRIGDARRVLSKTSDSPAEAEERLADIKKAIGIPEGVGDNNDDVVVVALKNKGTHGEGVWRDLLLRPTPPVRRILIACLGLQFFQQASGIDSVVLYSPRVFQKAGLQSDNNSLGATMAVGACKTLFILVATFFLDRVGRRPLLLTSAGGMVVSLVTLASALHAIDRQPAGQATPLAGVSIAAVLAFVASFSIGMGPIAWVYSSEIFPLRLRAQGCALGTAMNRITSGAITMSFISLYKAITFAGSFYVYAGIAAAGWVFMFFFLPETRGRSLEDTEKLFGGGGGQDSSREDEGDAPKKSTELTSSQQ is encoded by the coding sequence ATGAAGCAGGACCTCAAGATCACGGACACGCAGATCGAGATCCTCGCCGGCATCATCAACATCTACTCGCTGGTCGGCTCGCTCGCGGCGGGCCGGACGTCCGACTGGATCGGCCGGCGCTACACCATGGTGCTCGCGGCGGCCATCTTCTTCGCGGGCGCGCTCATCATGGGCCTCGCCCCGAGCTACGCGGTCCTCATGCTCGGCCGCTTCGtggccggcgtcggcgtcggctaCGCGCTCATGATCGCGCCTGTGTACACGGCCGAGGTCGCGCCCACGTCGGCGCGCGGCCTGCTCACGTCCTTCCCGGAGGTGTTCATCAACACGGGGGTCCTCCTCGGCTACGTCTCCAACTACGCCTTCCACGGCCTCCCCGTGCACCTCAGCTGGCGCGTCATGTTCCTCGTCGGCGCCGTCCCGCCGGTCTTCCTCGCCCTCGGGGTCCTCGCCATGCCGGAGTCGCCGCGGTGGCTCGTCATGCAGGGGCGCATCGGCGACGCGCGCCGCGTGCTCTCCAAGACCTCCGACTCGCCCGCCGAGGCCGAGGAGCGGCTCGCTGACATCAAGAAGGCCATCGGCATCCCGGAGGGCGTCGGCGACAACAACGACGACGTGGTGGTCGTCGCCCTCAAGAACAAGGGGACCCATGGCGAGGGGGTGTGGCGGGACCTGCTCCTCCGCCCCACGCCGCCCGTCCGCCGCATACTGATCGCCTGCCTCGGGCTCCAGTTCTTCCAGCAGGCGTCCGGCATCGACTCCGTCGTGCTCTACAGCCCCCGGGTGTTCCAGAAGGCCGGGCTTCAGTCGGACAACAACTCGTTGGGCGCCACCATGGCGGTGGGCGCCTGCAAGACGCTGTTCATCCTGGTGGCAACCTTCTTCCTTGACCGCGTGGGGCGGAGGCCGCTGCTCCTGACCAGCGCGGGCGGGATGGTGGTCTCGCTGGTGACGCTGGCCTCGGCGCTGCACGCGATCGACCGGCAGCCCGCggggcaggcgacgccgctggcGGGCGTGAGCATCGCGGCGGTGCTGGCGTTCGTGGCGTCGTTCTCGATCGGCATGGGCCCGATCGCGTGGGTGTACAGCTCGGAGATCTTCCCGCTGCGGCTGCGCGCGCAGGGGTGCGCGCTGGGCACGGCGATGAACCGGATCACGAGCGGCGCCATCACCATGTCCTTCATCTCGCTCTACAAGGCCATCACCTTCGCCGGGAGCTTCTACGTCTACGCCGGCATCGCCGCCGCAGGGTGGGTGTTCATGTTCTTCTTCCTGCCGGAGACGAGGGGCAGGAGCTTAGAGGACACAGAGAAGCtctttggcggcggcggcggccaggacaGCAGCAGGGAAGATGAAGGTGATGCGCCGAAGAAGTCCACGGAGTTGACTAGCAGTCAACAGTGA
- the LOC120690946 gene encoding polyol transporter 5-like isoform X3 — translation MSGAQLFMKQDLKITDTQIEILAGIINIYSLVGSLAAGRTSDWIGRRYTMVLAAAIFFAGALIMGLAPSYAVLMLGRFVAGVGVGYALMIAPVYTAEVAPTSARGLLTSFPEVFINTGVLLGYVSNYAFHGLPVHLSWRVMFLVGAVPPVFLALGVLAMPESPRWLVMQGRIGDARRVLSKTSDSPAEAEERLADIKKAIGIPEGVGDNNDDVVVVALKNKGTHGEGVWRDLLLRPTPPVRRILIACLGLQFFQQASGIDSVVLYSPRVFQKAGLQSDNNSLGATMAVGACKTLFILVATFFLDRVGRRPLLLTSAGGMVVSLVTLASALHAIDRQPAGQATPLAGVSIAAVLAFVASFSIGMGPIAWVYSSEIFPLRLRAQGCALGTAMNRITSGAITMSFISLYKAITFAGSFYVYAGIAAAGWVFMFFFLPETRGRSLEDTEKLFGGGGGQDSSREDEGDAPKKSTELTSSQQ, via the coding sequence ATGAGCGGGGCGCAGCTGTTCATGAAGCAGGACCTCAAGATCACGGACACGCAGATCGAGATCCTCGCCGGCATCATCAACATCTACTCGCTGGTCGGCTCGCTCGCGGCGGGCCGGACGTCCGACTGGATCGGCCGGCGCTACACCATGGTGCTCGCGGCGGCCATCTTCTTCGCGGGCGCGCTCATCATGGGCCTCGCCCCGAGCTACGCGGTCCTCATGCTCGGCCGCTTCGtggccggcgtcggcgtcggctaCGCGCTCATGATCGCGCCTGTGTACACGGCCGAGGTCGCGCCCACGTCGGCGCGCGGCCTGCTCACGTCCTTCCCGGAGGTGTTCATCAACACGGGGGTCCTCCTCGGCTACGTCTCCAACTACGCCTTCCACGGCCTCCCCGTGCACCTCAGCTGGCGCGTCATGTTCCTCGTCGGCGCCGTCCCGCCGGTCTTCCTCGCCCTCGGGGTCCTCGCCATGCCGGAGTCGCCGCGGTGGCTCGTCATGCAGGGGCGCATCGGCGACGCGCGCCGCGTGCTCTCCAAGACCTCCGACTCGCCCGCCGAGGCCGAGGAGCGGCTCGCTGACATCAAGAAGGCCATCGGCATCCCGGAGGGCGTCGGCGACAACAACGACGACGTGGTGGTCGTCGCCCTCAAGAACAAGGGGACCCATGGCGAGGGGGTGTGGCGGGACCTGCTCCTCCGCCCCACGCCGCCCGTCCGCCGCATACTGATCGCCTGCCTCGGGCTCCAGTTCTTCCAGCAGGCGTCCGGCATCGACTCCGTCGTGCTCTACAGCCCCCGGGTGTTCCAGAAGGCCGGGCTTCAGTCGGACAACAACTCGTTGGGCGCCACCATGGCGGTGGGCGCCTGCAAGACGCTGTTCATCCTGGTGGCAACCTTCTTCCTTGACCGCGTGGGGCGGAGGCCGCTGCTCCTGACCAGCGCGGGCGGGATGGTGGTCTCGCTGGTGACGCTGGCCTCGGCGCTGCACGCGATCGACCGGCAGCCCGCggggcaggcgacgccgctggcGGGCGTGAGCATCGCGGCGGTGCTGGCGTTCGTGGCGTCGTTCTCGATCGGCATGGGCCCGATCGCGTGGGTGTACAGCTCGGAGATCTTCCCGCTGCGGCTGCGCGCGCAGGGGTGCGCGCTGGGCACGGCGATGAACCGGATCACGAGCGGCGCCATCACCATGTCCTTCATCTCGCTCTACAAGGCCATCACCTTCGCCGGGAGCTTCTACGTCTACGCCGGCATCGCCGCCGCAGGGTGGGTGTTCATGTTCTTCTTCCTGCCGGAGACGAGGGGCAGGAGCTTAGAGGACACAGAGAAGCtctttggcggcggcggcggccaggacaGCAGCAGGGAAGATGAAGGTGATGCGCCGAAGAAGTCCACGGAGTTGACTAGCAGTCAACAGTGA
- the LOC120688628 gene encoding polyol transporter 5-like, with protein sequence MSTDAAAAAAVPAAVAPAKRAPINKYACACALLASMNSVLLGYDISVMSGAQLFMKEDLKITDTQIEILAGVISIYSLFGSLAAGLTADWLGRRYTMVLAAAIFFTGALLMGLAPDYALLMVGRFVAGIGVGFALMIAPVYTAEVAPTSTRGFLTSFPEVFNNFGILLGYVSNFAFARLPVHLSWRAMFLVGAVPPVFLGVAVLAMPESPRWLVMRGRIDDARRVLLKTSDSPAEAEERLLDIKKVVGIPEGVSDADDVAAIVRAGSKSSRGEGVWKELLINPSRPVRRMLVAGLGLMFIQQATGVDCVVMYSPRVFAQAGIKSKTNSLGASMAVGACKTFFIPISTLLLDRIGRRPLLLASGGGMAIFLFTLATSLHMMDQRPEGEAAALGAVSIAAMLAFVASFASGLGPVAWVYCSEIYPLRLRAQAAAIGTGLNRIMSGATTMSFLSLSNAITIAGSFYLYACVAAAGWVFMYLFLPETMGKSLEDTVKLFGKDADDEDAAAVAARPERKKSSTEFSAQ encoded by the exons ATGAGCAccgacgcggccgccgccgccgccgtcccggccgCCGTGGCGCCGGCGAAGCGCGCGCCCATCAACAAGtacgcctgcgcctgcgccctGCTCGCCTCCATGAACTCCGTCCTCCTCGGCTACG ACATCTCGGTGATGAGCGGCGCGCAGCTGTTCATGAAGGAGGACCTCAAGATCACGGACACGCAGATCGAGATCCTGGCCGGCGTCATCAGCATCTACTCGCTCTTCggctcgctcgccgccggcctcacCGCCGACTGGCTCGGCCGCCGCTACACCATGGTGCTCGCGGCCGCCATCTTCTTCACGGGCGCGCTCCTCATGGGCCTCGCCCCGGACTACGCGCTGCTCATGGTCGGCCGCTTCGTCGCCGGCATCGGCGTCGGCTTCGCGCTCATGATCGCGCCCGTCTACACCGCCGAGGTCGCGCCCACCTCGACGCGCGGGTTCCTCACCTCCTTCCCGGAGGTGTTCAACAACTTCGGCATCCTCCTCGGCTACGTCTCCAACTTCGCCTTCGCGCGCCTCCCCGTCCACCTCAGCTGGCGCGCCATGTTCCTGGTCGGCGCCGTGCCGCCCGTCTTCCTGGGCGTCGCCGTCCTCGCCATGCCGGAGTCGCCCCGGTGGCTCGTCATGCGGGGCCGCATCGACGACGCGCGCCGCGTCCTGCTGAAGACCTCCGACTCGCCCGCCGAGGCCGAGGAGCGCCTGCTCGACATCAAGAAGGTGGTCGGCATCCCCGAGGGCGTGTCCGACGCCGACGACGTGGCCGCCATCGTCcgcgccggcagcaagagctCCCGCGGCGAGGGGGTGTGGAAGGAGCTGCTCATCAACCCGTCGCGCCCCGTGCGCCGCATGCTCGTGGCCGGGCTCGGGCTCATGTTCATCCAGCAGGCCACGGGCGTGGACTGCGTGGTGATGTACAGCCCGCGGGTGTTCGCGCAGGCGGGCATCAAGTCCAAGACCAACTCGCTGGGCGCGTCCATGGCGGTGGGCGCGTGCAAGACCTTCTTCATCCCCATCTCGACGCTGCTCCTCGACCGCAtcgggcggcggccgctgctcctggcgagcggcggcgggatggcCATCTTCCTGTTCACGCTGGCCACGTCCCTGCACATGATGGACCAGCGCCccgagggggaggcggcggcgctgggcgcggTGAGCATCGCGGCGATGCTGGCGTTCGTGGCGTCGTTCGCGTCCGGGCTGGGCCCCGTCGCCTGGGTGTACTGCTCCGAGATCTACCCGCTGCGGCTgcgcgcgcaggccgccgccatcgGCACGGGGCTGAACCGGATCATGAGCGGGGCCACCACCAtgtccttcctctccctctccaacgcCATCACCATCGCGGGGAGCTTCTACCTCTACGCCTGCGTCGCGGCGGCCGGGTGGGTGTTCATGTACTTGTTCCTGCCGGAGACGATGGGCAAGAGCCTGGAGGACACCGTGAAGCTCTTCGGCAAGGACGCggacgacgaggacgccgccgccgtggccgcacgCCCCGAGCGCAAGAAGTCATCCACCGAGTTCAGTGCTCAGTAA